GGGGCAGGATCGCTGCTCCCTCCTGGTCCCCCCCCAAACAGGAGcactgggggcagctggggctgggggacatGTTCAGGGGGAGTGGGGCACCAGGTTTCTGTCCCCAGGGGGTTTTGGGAGTCCCTTTGGGGCAGACCCCAACCCCAGCCTCACACCTACAATTGGGTCTCTGTTCCCTCCTGACCCCTCCAAAACATAAGTGCTGAgcactggggggactgggggacaAATTCAGGGGGAGGGGGGCGCTGGGATGGAGCACTGGGGGTTGTGGGTGGTGTTTGGGGGGTTACTTATGGGAGGGACCCTAGCCCTGGAGCTCAGAGCAGGGTCTCTGCACACCCTGACCCCTGAAAACTCAGCTGCTGACTAAGGGGGCAGCCGGacctggggctgggggtcacTGAGTACCAGCAGCTTCCAGGGGGTCCCAGCAGGTCCTGAGCCTGTGTCCCTTATAAACTGAGCACTGACCACATGGTGCAGCTGGACCTGGGGCTGGGGGTTACTGAGATTGGGGTCTCAGGGGGTCCCGGTTGTCCCAGGGAGTCCCAATCCACCCTGAATCCTCATAACTGAGCCCATGCCCCCAAAACCTGAGCGCTGGCCACTGGGTGCAGCTGAACCTGGGGATGTGGGACAAGTTCGGGGTGCTGGGGTTAGGGTCCCAGAGCTTCCAGGGGGTCCCAGGGGCTCCTGAACAATCCCCTAACAGCCACGCccccccctgtgcccccagaACTCGAGCGCTGACCACCGGGTGCAGCTGGACCTGGGGCTCTGGGACAAGTTCAGCGAATTGGCCACCAAGTGCATCATCAAGATCGTGGAGTTTGCCAAGCGGCTCCCGGGCTTCACAGGGCTCACCATGGCCGACCAGATCACTCTGCTCAAGGCTGCCTGCCTCGACATCCTGGTGAGGGTTGGGGAGGCTCCTCAGGGGGGTTAGGGGCTCCTTGAAGGGGCTTGGGATGGCCCACTATGGTCCTGACCTCACCACCCCACCTGAGATGGGCTGGGAGGTCTCCTGGGAGGgactgggtgggtttggggatCCCATGGTGGGAAACTTTGGGTGTTTTTGGTGACCTTGGGctattttggggtgtccctggcccTGACCTCCCCCCGGTGCTGTGTCTGTCCTGTGGCAGAGCCAGAACAGGACACGACAGTGCTCCAGGATGGGCAGAtcctgggtggattttggggtccctgcccTGCAGATGCAGGATTTGCACCTGCTTCATTCCAGAGCAGGACACAGTGATGGGATGGGCAGATCCTGGGTGGATTTTTGGTGCCCCTGGAGGTATTTTCAGGCCCTTCAGTGGATTTTTGGTGTCCCTGTGTGGATTCTATTGCCGTTGGGTGATTTTGGTGACTATGGGTGGATTTTTGGTGTTCCTGGATGTATTCTGGTGCCCCttggtgattttggggtccctgctCTACAGATGCTGCGGATCTGCACCCGCTACACACCGGAGCAGGACACGATGACGTTCTCGGATGGGCTGACGCTGACCCGGACCCAGATGCACAACGCGGGATTTGGGCCCCTCACTGACCTCGTGTTTGCCTTCGcggggcagctgctgccactaCAGCTCGATGACACCGAGACCGGGCTGCTCAGTGCCATCTGCCTCATCTGTGGGGGTGGGAACATGGAGGACATCGGGGGAtgtgggggacaggggactgAGTCCGGGCTGCTCAGTGCCAGGGTGGGGATATGGGGGACATTGCGGGGACAGGGGGGTGTATCAGGGCTGCGGCAGCcagggggacaccgggacacgggaCTGAGTTGTGGCCACTCAGCTGCGGAGAGGGGGGACACGAGGGGGATATTGGGGCGACATGGGGATCTCTAGGACAGAAGATGGGCATGTGggaacatggggacacaggggcaggGGAAATGGGGATAGTGTCTATCCAGGTggtctctctctccccagaccggatggagctggagcagccccggcGCGTGGAGCGGCTGCAGGAGCCGCTGCTCGAGGCTCTCCGGGTCTATGCCCGGCGCCGGCGCCCGTGGCAGCCGCAGCGTTTCCCCCGGATGCTGCTCAAAATCACTGACCTGCGTGGCATCAGCACCAAGGGTGAGCTGATCCCCGGGGCCCCCCCAGACTGTGTCAACCCTGCCAGgaccccagaaccccccaaaccgccttgggatcccccaaaaccccctagCCACAGTTATCTTCCCAAATGCTGTTCAAAGTCACCACCAAAAAGGGCCCCCAAAACTTCCCAGGATccctccaggaccccaaaacccatcaGGTcacccccaaaccagcccctGTGGCACCACAGGATTTGAAGCTCCCAGGGAGGTGTAGATGAAGGTCCAGGGGGTGTTTCAAGGTTTTGAGGGGGGGGTTTGAAGCTCATTTTGGGGGTGTTCAAGGGGGAGGTTCAAGGTTTTGAAGGCATTGAAGCTTTTGCAGGGTTTTGAAAGCTGGGGACTGTTGAAATTTGGGAGGGCACTAAAGTTCATTTTTGGGTGGGATTCAAAGCCTCAGGGTGGGACTCGGCTCTCTTGTGGGGGTGTCAAGGCTTTGCAATGACTGAAGCTCATTTTGGCGGTGTTCAAGGTCTTGGAGGGGTCCAAGGTTTTTGGGGCttcagggttttgggggaggTTGAAAATTGAGAGGCTGTTGAAGCTCATTTTTTGGAAGGGGATTCCATCTCTTAGGAGGGGTGCAAGGCCTTGAGGGTGGCCCGAGTTCAGGGGTGTTGACATTTTGGCTCCCCAGGGGCGGAACGAGCCATCACCCTGCGCACGGAGATCCCGGGGCCGATGCCCCCCCTGATCCGGGAAATGCTGGAGAACCCCGAAATCTTCACCGAAGTGGAGGGGGAtgccctccccccacccccagaccctcctgctgcccaggacaGTCCCCCTGGCCCCCCCACATCCCCATAGCCACCCCCCCCAAGCTCGGGGGGATCTCCAAAACCCGTCCCCAGTGGGGTGGGACATTCAGAGCTGCCTTCCAGGGAAGCtgccttccttctcccttttgctctggggagggggagctccCCAAAGtgcccaccccccccccccccgaatTTGGGGAAGGGGGGCAGAGACTGACAGAGCAAAGCTATTGCCTTAAGCTGGGGGAGTCTGGGGGCACCCCCCAAACCTCAGCTTCACGCCAAAGCCCCCTCAGACCCTGCTGCCAACCCCCCTTGTACTGGGGGGGCCTTGAGGGGGGGGAGATGGgggcccagcccctccccaccaaATTAATGTCTGACACTCCCACGGTGCCCCCCACAGTTTATTTATTGGACACGGGGTGGactgggggggggtgggggataCCCCCATTCTCCCCCAGGACATCCTACCACCCCAAATCTGGGGAGACACCATTTATactgggaggggggggggggcgctgcttgtgggttttgctttttgatgctgttgggatggggagggaaaccccaaaaatgccctcccccagtgccccccccaAACACTACAGAGACCAAAGATGGGGGACACAAGGTGACCCCCACAACCCCCTCCATTTCAGGGTGGGGGCTCAAGCCATAgggtgaccccaaaatcctgggggTCCCCCCAGACCCAACTGCCCTCCCAAATCTCTGTtacccccagcctggctggatTGTAGGGTCCAGCCTTATTGGCCTCCCCTACAATTGCCCCCTCCCCTTACATTTGCCCCCCTGAATTTGGGGGTTCAGAGCCCTCAGGGGGAGCCTGTTACACTACACAGAGAGGTACCCCCCCCCCGGGGCTGCACTTTCACCCCTATTTATTCCTCTGCGTTTACAGCGGGCCCCCCCTCAGAATGGGGGCCCCCCCCGCTGCTGCCCCCCCGCTAACTCCCCCCTTTTTGGGGGGCCCCCCCGCCATGTTTACAGCCCACCCGCCCCCTCCCATGctgggggggggacacgggacttttctatttttgcaaaataaagttatggaaattttgggggggggtcatGAATTTGGGAGGGGGGGCTGAAAAGGGGACTTGGGGGTAGAGGGGAAACCCCTGAAGTGAGGGGCACCCCTGGGGTATGGGGTGGTGGGGGGGCACATGGGGTCCCCTCTGACTTAGGGACCCCTGCAAGAAGAAAAGGGACTACttggggacccctccccaacTGGGGGGACTCCCCGGCAATTGCGCCCCTCCTCTGTTAAAAAACCCTCATAGTCCCACTGTAACCACCCCTTACTTTGTTTGGCATGAGTGAGTTCTGGggttcccccctcactcccccaAAGAACTTGAATTTGgggtttaaaaaaagcaaaaacccaagtttttatttaaataaaccctaaaggaggagggaggacacacAGTAGGTGGGAGGGACACTGGCGGGACACAgtggaaagggggaacacaAAATTTGGGGACCCTTAGAAAAATCTACAGTTTAAAAGTgacccccccccgcccccctaGGGCTGCACCCCACTTCCCCCCCAATAGCAAAATAACTGTATTAAACCCTAAATCCcaacaaaacaccccaaaaatgaaACTGAGGGGTGTGATGGGGGCTGGGAGCCCTCGCAGGTGGGGGGCCCTGGagttccccctccctcccccaagAATCTCCCAACCCGCCCCCCACCAGCACCCCAACCCCTGCTGGAGCCCCCAAACTGCTCCCCTGGGCCCCACAAATTTGGGGGAATGGGCTCAGCAGAGCCAAAGTCCTTCTTGAAGTGTCATTGGGGGAGGTCCCCAAAATTTGGGCCCCTCCCAAAACTCCCTCAGGCCCAGAAAGGGAGTTCAGGGCACAAAAATGGTGGAGCCAATCTCATCTCTCTTGCCCCTTGGAGCAGTCTGTgatggggggacagggacacccccaaaatgggggaggagagcaggggcccaCCTCACGGTTTTGgggggctgctcctgtccccCCTCACCTCGCCCCTGATCCGGGGGTTTTCACAGAAACTGAGGGGCCTCTCGCCCCCCCGCTTCCTCCACCCACCTAGGGCGCAGACCTCCTAGCATGGGAGGACATAGGCAGCACCCCAAAACTATGCAGAAGAAGGagaaacccccccaaaatctgaAGGAGTTCCAGAGGAAATGGGAAGTGCCGCTGAGTGTCCCACAGGATGCACAGCTCAAGGGAGGGGCCcccaaattccttttttttccccattttccaattaaaaaaaaaaaaaaaagggtgtgCACCCACCACCCCCCACAAGCTGAGGCACCCCACAACATCTTcagttttcctccttttccaaaAGGAGAGAGTGATTGATGCTGTTCCCAGTGGGACCCTCCTACCTGTGCACAGGTATCCCGGCTCCACCGGGATTTCGGGcagtttgggggttcccagtcTTTCCTAAGAGGGGGAGGGGTGGATTCAGTGGTATAATGATGGTGGGGGGGCCACTTGAAGATTccaggaggatttttgggatcatAATC
This genomic window from Anomalospiza imberbis isolate Cuckoo-Finch-1a 21T00152 chromosome 22, ASM3175350v1, whole genome shotgun sequence contains:
- the RARG gene encoding retinoic acid receptor gamma, translated to MFGCVEAAAAPRRLHDVTNRGGCALRRVPVPAGCGGPARRALEPSPGRVLGDTGPPSPPPPPRVHKPCFVCSDRSSGYHYGVSSCEGCKGFFRRSIQKNMVYTCHRERNCQIDKVTRNRCQFCRLQKCFQVGMSKEAVRNDRNKRKKEVKQDLGGDELSPELAELVRRVSRAHQETFPSLGQLGKYTTNSSADHRVQLDLGLWDKFSELATKCIIKIVEFAKRLPGFTGLTMADQITLLKAACLDILMLRICTRYTPEQDTMTFSDGLTLTRTQMHNAGFGPLTDLVFAFAGQLLPLQLDDTETGLLSAICLICGDRMELEQPRRVERLQEPLLEALRVYARRRRPWQPQRFPRMLLKITDLRGISTKGAERAITLRTEIPGPMPPLIREMLENPEIFTEVEGDALPPPPDPPAAQDSPPGPPTSP